TGCCAAAAGGCTTTACAAGTCAGTCCATGAGAAGATCTTCACCCTGCCTGATGAGTGCCTCCTCTACCCAGCACATGACTACTTAGGTTGGCTGAAAACACACCCCCAAATGTTTATACATGTTAAAAAGTCACTTAAGGGAATGGTTTATGTAGTActattgtgtattttgtagtAAGTATTACATCATATATAAAAGCATAGAATTGCGAAATTAAATTCATTAGTCACTGACAGGAATCGGTGCAGGTGCTCTGCAATCTGTATAGTATGTtctatttttaagtttttacaGGGCAGCTGTTGTGCCCCAGCTCAATTTTTTTCTAGCTCTGAAATGGGCTGGAAACATGTCCAGGGTGTAGCATCTGGCTGAAACACTGGTCTCcatctgttttgtgtttcaggtcGGATGGCTTCGTCAGTCGGCGAGGAGCGCAAGTTTAATCCACGCCTAACAAAGACCATGGAGGAGTTTGCAGATATCATGAACAACCTGAACCTCCCCAATCCCAAAAAAATgggtaagaaaaaaataaactatcatattTACAGTTCTGCAACCAACTATGTTTTCTAGAAAaaagcactttatttattttttatttttttgcagcaactgcAGTGCCTGCTAATCTGGTTTGTGGACTGCAAGACTAAAAGTGTGGACTGAATGTGCTCGACAAGAGgataataatgaaaacacaTAATTGTAGAGTAATTAACATTTGCATCTCTATTTTGGGGGAAATTGGTCAAAATGTTTACTATAAAGCGCTTTTTAATGATTCTGtgtggtatatatatataaggtaTATACTTGAATTGCTATttcaatacattttaaatatctCTATGTAAGAAAAAACGTTAATAGAGTTTGTTGAATCTAAGCAAATTTTTCAGATGATTTGTTATGAATTACTTATGAGCAGGAATGTTCATATCGGAGCATTCTCCTCAAGGTTAGGTTAGTATTCATGAAAGCTTCTGTGCAGGAAAGGTCTTTTTTGCATAGCAGGAAATAACAGCTTACTATGAAAACTTTGTAACTTGGTTTAGattctgttaaataaataatgacactgaGTGATATGTCATGTTGTGTTGATCATCTGAGGTTATATTTCATCTACTTTCATGAACTCTTAGAGATCAGATAATTATAATGTGATATGTAAAAGCTTAGAATTGAAAGATGGTGTACTTTTTCATGTTGTTCAGTTGGATTTCAATCATTAagtaatttagaaaaaaacttttttaatattattttttaattactattattttgtttttcatagcAACTGTTCCCCACAGGTATGTGGTGATGCCACACTTTCTCAGTTTAATGCTCATGATGGCTCATCCTATGGGTGTGTGTGAAGGAGTTTTAAAACAAagctgttattgtgtaaatggCACCACATTTTATagacctttaaaataaaatctcatACATATTAAAATCAGCCTTCAACAAATGTTTTAGAGTCTCTTTCATGCAAACTTGGTGATAGACACACATATCTACACTTTGTGTTACCTTTAAAATACTAAAAGAAAACGCCTCTCTTGGACTTTCTGGATTTAATGAACTATTCTGTGGCCACCTTACTGGTTCCTGTTATGACTACTATTGTGTAAACAGGGtctgttaaagttttaaattcttttaaataaaatccatttaattattattattaatattatttcacatttcatttattttaagttttctgGCTGTCCTTTCATTCTCCAACACTTAGTGACTTACAAGCAGTCTCTACAcgtttcacttttaaaatcattttagcCAAGTCATGTTCTACTGACAAACTAAAACCTCCAAAATCATAAAGATTTCTTACTAAATATGGCTTCTTTAGGCTTCACCCTTATTCACACATTTTTAACGCAATCAACCCATCTGGAGCGGAGCGCAGaatggacaaactgcccgaaatgcgtcgacagagacatttcagggattttaagtcattctgcgctccagatggtAGATTGGTTTAATCGTGATGACGGCGTTAACGCGGACAGCCctagtttgttggtttgttgctatttagttttattttgtgagcTGGTTATTAGGTGCCGCTCCAGCCaaccagagaatcccccgccgtcccgcccctctcctccctgtgcagcTGGCAGCAGCCGTACCTCGTAAATGGCGGGCGCCCTTACTCTTCGCAAATGGGCAATgcaaaaccgatcggtgcccaTGCAATCCCCAAAATGCGCTGACATAATGTCGGGGCAGCGTGGGTGCGAACAACTTTTTTGCCGATGCTATGATGCAGCCACCACCACGCTTCCGCCCTGGGCAATGGCCTATGTCGCCCATATCAAAACCCACCAATGTTAGGGAAGTAGGTAAGTAGGTAGGTGGGTGTGGTCAGTGTTCCACGATTGTTGTTGGGTGTGGCTTGTTGACATTCCTGGGACGACTCAGGACAAATGCCGGGGACTCGAATTAGGAAACGAAACAGATGCGTCTGTCCCGGTTGAAGCACTGTTTTTCAGACGCTACGGGTTACCAGCTGATCGCACTGAGCCAGGATGGCAAAGACGGAAGGGCTCCTCTTCAGACAGGTAGTCTGTCGGCATATTTTGATGGCTTGCTCCTGTTTGTTTACAACCATGTGGTAACAAAGAGGCAAGAGTACTTGTAGTTTTTTTGTACCAGCGGTTGTGGGAAGTTAGCTCGGTAGCTTTAGCCGTTAGcatcttgttttctttccatgAAGTTCCTTTCTGCATTAATTCCTTTAAAGTTCAGGTGGATTTTTGTGCTCAGCTGTCTATCCAAACAAATTTTGGATTTTCAGACTCTTGTGTGGTGTCCTGCATCCTGATAAAAGTGGTATTACATGGAAATGACGGCTGATCAAAAGTCCCAAAAGTTTTGAAGAAGTTTCTTTTCCATAATGGCTAAAAAAAGCGTTAGATCTACTTAAATAAAAGTAGTGGAGCTACAGTGTAAAGTATACATGATATATTTAAATCACTTAATGACCCCTTTAAAAACCACATTTACTATTGCTTTATGTTACTGTTTCTGGTCCTGCTCTGAAGCAGTGTGATATCTGAATGACTTTATATACTGCTCTTAATCTGTAGTAAGTGACAAAAATAGGTAGCAGGTTTATGATTCATATAGCTACACTATTCCTACTACCTACATCTGCAAAACGGACTTTGAAGACACAAAGTATGTGTCTTAAAAAACATATAGATGTAGAAAGTAGCTTTGCATGGGAATGCTTAATGAAGTATACGTCATGTGCATGCATCATGTGATGAAAATTGCTGCATCATATGACCctacatttttttattctaataTTTGAAACAGCAACTGATAAAATGATCACATGccatctttaaaaaaaggcaTTTCAAGAAAGAAAACTCCTGCTTGTTTAACAATTGTTGAAGTTGTTGTGTGATATGCCCAGACACATCACAATGAGCAAGTATATCAGTAAGTGATTCTGTCGCCAACTGCAATTTCCTTTTGAGATGGTCATAAATGCAGAACTAATGGGTAACTTGGTAAATGTTTAAGAAGTAAACATTTTGCATTGATTACTGAGATACTCACCAGCCCCTTTACGGAGCCCTGCTTGTTGaacaaacacaaatatctaatcggCTAATCACATGTCAgcagctcagtgcatttaggtatGTAGAtcgtcaagatgacctgcttaAGTTAAAACCGAGCATTAAAATGGGGCAGAAAGGTGATCTAAGTGTCTttaaatgtggcatggttgttggtggcAGACAAGCTTATGTGAAAGTCACagaaacagctgatttaaatggattgTCCCACAAAACCATCGATTAAAAGAATCGCTTAAACACCACAGCTGCCTGAGTTATGTTGTTCAtcattatccatccatctttgACGACAGCATACTCATTCTTGGATGGTTGACTTCAGCAGGATAACACTGCATGTCACTAAGCTCATATCatcttaaactggtttcttgaacatgaaaatCAGCTTACTGTACTCAGATAAACTCCATAGTCACCAGATGTCAATgcagtagagcacctttgggatgtggtgaaatAGGAGATTCGAATTTCAAATGTTCAGCCAACAAATCTACAGTTATTTATGATGATATGACGTCAGTATGGTGCAATATATCTCTAGAACCTTGTGGAATCTATGCCAGAAAGGATTCAGGCAGTTTTTAAGCCAAAAAGGGGGTGTTACTAACAAgatatacctaataaagtgactgtTGACTGTAGTTCATACCGTGATCTGTTCTCTCTCTTACTATGTTTTGTGGTGTCTCAGACACACCCTGTCTAAGTATGGTGAGGACACGATGTTTACTGTGCCTTTCCTGTTATTGTTTATTGCTGACTCACACCTGTGCTTCTttcaattttctgttttttttttttttttttcatttagctgTTTGAGTCAGAGAGCAGCACGTACACCTACCTGCTTGCAGACACGAACACCAAGGAGGCTGTCATCATTGATCCTGTGCTGGAGACCATTGACAGGGACCTGAAGCTCATAAAGGAACTTGGACTCAATCTAACAGTGGCAGGTATCTACCTTCCCAGGGTAGAGTTAAAAGATAAATTATGACAGTTTTATGAAATCTGTGTCCTATCTTCTCCACGttgtaaatacatttacattagGGGCAACATAAATGTAATATTAGATTAATCTGTATTGTGGCAGTGAGCAAGAAATAACTGTGTCCGTTCCTTGCCCAGTGACCGTTGTTTAGTGTAGACAATAGCAGACAAGGCTGCAGGGATAtgtctaaaaataataattaaaaaaggcCAAACTTAAAGTATACGCTGACTCGacagtttattaggtacacattgCTAGTACTATGTCTGACTCCTTTTagctttcagaactgccttaattcttaaTGGGatggattcaacaaggtgctggaaacataaCTCAGAGATTTTGATCTGTATTTACATGATAAGATCacgcagttgctgcagatttgtcagctgtacATCCATGATCTCCCCCACATCTTCCACATAacttggttgtaatgagtagTGGACAAGCCCATGTGGCACGATCAACCGTATTGCATTCAAAGTCACCTAAATCACCTTTGGTCCCCACTGTGATGCTCAGTCTGAATTCCAGTAAGTTGGCTTGAATATGCCTACATATATAAACGCATTAAttttctgccatgtgattggctgcttAGGTATTAGCGATAACGAGCGATGAAACCAGTGTACTTAATAAACTGGACATTGACTGTCTCACCTATATACACATTTCATAATTTATACCAAAAATCAATATTAAATCATTCAATTGGTGATAAATGCAGTGATTTTTCTGGTAGTTAACACCCACTGCCACGCAGACCACATAACAAGCACTGGCCTGATGAAGCAAAGAGTGGCTGGACTGAAGAGTGCCATCTCCAAATTCAGTGGTGCCACTGCTGACATCCACTTAACAGAGGGAGACAATATCCCCTTTGGACGACACGTAAGAAGAAAACCACTCTTTGTTTATAATAGTGTTTGTAGGTGTTGTATACAGTTGTTTGATAAAACTGATTTGACATGCTTTGATTtgatatttacattttctcTTCTTTAGTCTCTGACTGTGAAAGAGACACCAGGACACACTGACGGGTGTATAACGCTGGTAACTGGGGATCAGACTATGGCTTTCACTGGTGACGCTCTCCTCATTAGAGGCTGTGGCAGGACAGACTTCCAGCAGGGTATGCATGCACTCTCTTGTGGTTCTTCTAAATGAACACAAGGGGGCAGTGTTTCATATGTTTTCCATTGCAATTGTCTGATTTAAAACCGTTCTTCTAAAGGTTGTGCAGAAAAGCTCTACCATTCAGTCCATGAGAAAATCTTCACCCTGCCTGATGAGTGCCTCATCTACCCAGCACATGACTACTTAGGTtggctgaaaacacacacacacacacacacgcaaatgtTTATAATATCTTAAGAGTCACTGGTGTCAATAATTTTAAACAGCACAGATTTTAAGCTCTGCCACATCGGCCATTAGTTTCCCACTCATAGGAACTGGTACAGATGTAGTATACATGTTGTTTCTAAGTTTTTACAGTGCTTGTGTTGTGTATCAGAAGCACATTGTTTCtctgtaaatgttttaatttatcaGATTTAACATCTGGCAGAATTAAGAACCACAAAGACTAAAGATGTCACACTGGTCTgtatctgtttttgtgtttcaggtcagaCGGTTTCTACAGTGGGCGAGGAGCGCAAGTTTAACCCACGCTTGACTAAGAGCATGGAGGAGTTTGTGGAGCTCATGAACAACCTGAACCTCCCTAAGCCTAAAAAAATAGGTATGAAAGACAGTGGCATCAGCACTTCAGCCAACAATCACCTCTGCTAGTAAACACAATTCAAAGTCATGTGCCAAAGAAGATGGTTTGACGAGCTGTGTCACATTTACTAAAAACATATTTTCCTTCTACTTTTGCAGATATTTCAGTGCCTGCTAATCTGGTTTGTGGACTGCACCACGTTTGAATGCATGAAAAAGGCTTGTGATAAAGCCATATGCACGACTACAAAATGATTGATATTTACTTGTTAATCAAAACTGCTTATCATAAAGTGATCTATGGTGGTTCCCTGTGTAAATGGAAAAGTTAATTTTTGAACTGTTGTGATAATTTATAGTTAAGCCACTgagattatatttaaaaaaatatatttatgtttatttgagCTGTTTgtgaatgcattttaaaaacactaaTAGTATACTTTGTTAATGGTGTAaagttgtttacatttttatgtaaGTAGTCCATTCAGATGTGTTATCGTGAATTGGGAGGGAAATTTATGAGCAGGAAAACTCGGGTAGGAATGTTCCATTCAAGGTTTGGTTTAGTATTCATGAATGCTTAACTGGGACAAATGAGTTCTTCCACATGGCCTTTTCAGTGATTCCGGTCTCCCCTAGCCAAggacacgcacacatgcacacacactctttcaGTCTTCTGCAGGCAATGGCTTTTTTTGCATAGCAGGAAAATAAAACTACACTATTTGCATTCACAATCAATAAAGGCAAGTCTTCCTTGCACAACTTGTCATTGCCATCTGTTTGTGATCTCTTAGATGTCAAACaggaattttaatttttaaacgtTTAATATTATCTAAGTAAGGTATAAAAAAGTGAGCTTATGCCAGGAATCAGACCTGCTTCCAGATTTCCCAATGACTGTGCGAGCTGTTCTCATAGTTAACAGATCATCAGCCAGTATGACAGGTTTGTTTGGGCGTGCTGCCCTCTGACTCAGTCACAGAAACTTGCGCATGTGGGAATAAGCTGTGTGATCATCTGAGGAGTGATCCTGAGACTCTGGGGGCCTGAgtcaaaatgtttgttttcaagtgcccacaccttttttttttttttcattccagTTGCCTGGATTTCAAAGAATTCTCCATGTGATTTGTATCTTCTATTGTTTCTTCTGAAGTTATGGATGGAATCTTTAAACTCTGAGAAAGTCTGAAAATCAACTGCGATGATGATGATTGTTTGTCTACAACTATTTAACAGAAAACGTGTGTGAAGCTCGAGGAAAGTGCACAACAGCTGTATTATTTGTAAAGATGAATTGTTATTGTTGATACGTCTGGCATTTCTAAGTGGTTTGGCACTTTTAATGTGCAGTAGTCTGAAAAACATATCAATGCTTCATACTCAAAGACCGTCATTAAACAAAACAGAGTTCAAGATGAATGAAAATGGTGTTCTACTGTATTTTAATTCTCAAATAGCCTGCTAAAGAAGGACAACCATCCTGGTAAAGTGAACAATTGGCATCTATCATCTGTCCCAAGTGGTCTTGTATGCAATATTATACATGCTTTGAGTAAGATTATGGAAACGTTAGTTACATCTGCATAATCCATAATAGGGACTAATACTCAAAATGTGTGTCTGACCATTTTTGAGTACCTCTACCTTATGGAAGTGCAGTTTAATCACATGAATAGCCCTTAAACTTTTcttaataatacaataatacaaataGAACACTATTTGTATTGCAGCATGTGCAGAGATGTCTGTTTACAAAGAGATAACCTAAACAAGATGCAATGATAGGAGAATTACGAAGCATGTGTGGTATTTAAGGTTGTGTGATCAATCCAGATTAAACGCTGAACCATAGTACCCTGTTACTTTGagttaataatacaataaaatcaGAGACATATAGACGTATAAAAAGATATTAGATAGTTCTATCTAATGATAAGAGTCCAAATATGGTCCTGTTACATTATACTAATCTGACGAGTTGGATCCAATTCCCTTTATCTGCACTTCCTATTGATGTTCCTGATATTAAAGGAAAACATGTAGATTAGAGAAAACTTTACTTTTGCTGGGTGTTGCTTTATTTCATGCAAGTTAACACTGTCAAGcgtacgtgcacacacacacacacaccatctaaCAGCTCTTTCTGTCAGCCTTTAAGACAAacagcattattattattctgccTCACCTCGTGTACTCGCTGACAGACACTTGCATTGTTCTTTATTCAAAGCAGGAGGTGTATGTGACTGTTGTTGCCATCAGGCTGACGGTATGTTACTTTACCACGTAAAATGTTGTCTTTGCTCTTTTGCTGCTGGGACGCAATGTGCCAGCTGTCCTTTCACCCAGTCTTTGTCGCCCATCTGCCAGccagtggttttttttttttaatcgctCCCTCTCAATCCACTTACACTGTGTCACTATTAACCTGCTGCCCATTCTCTCACACAGCCACATGTCACTGGAAAGAATCTATTACACCAT
This sequence is a window from Oreochromis aureus strain Israel breed Guangdong linkage group 11, ZZ_aureus, whole genome shotgun sequence. Protein-coding genes within it:
- the ethe1 gene encoding persulfide dioxygenase ETHE1, mitochondrial; the protein is MAKTEGLLFRQLFESESSTYTYLLADTNTKEAVIIDPVLETIDRDLKLIKELGLNLTVAVNTHCHADHITSTGLMKQRVAGLKSAISKFSGATADIHLTEGDNIPFGRHSLTVKETPGHTDGCITLVTGDQTMAFTGDALLIRGCGRTDFQQGCAEKLYHSVHEKIFTLPDECLIYPAHDYLGQTVSTVGEERKFNPRLTKSMEEFVELMNNLNLPKPKKIDISVPANLVCGLHHV
- the LOC116325138 gene encoding persulfide dioxygenase ETHE1, mitochondrial-like isoform X2; protein product: MKKRVPGLKSAISKLSGASADIHLTEGDKIPFGRHCLIVRETPGHTDGCITLVTGDQTMAFTGDALLIRGCGRTDFQQGCAKRLYKSVHEKIFTLPDECLLYPAHDYLGRMASSVGEERKFNPRLTKTMEEFADIMNNLNLPNPKKMATAVPANLVCGLQD